CCGTCGCCTGCACTGGTCGCAGGTCAAGGTCTACGGCGCGCTGCTGTGCCGTGAACGTGCGCTCGATGAGGTGCGCTTGGCGCTGGTCTATCTCGACGTGGTCAGCCAGCGCGAGACGCTGATCGAGGAGCGTTTCGACGCCGCGACCCTGGAGGCGTTCTTCGAAGATCAGTGCCGGCGCTTTCTGGCCTGGGCCGAGCAGGAGCTGGCCCACCGCCAGCGACGCGACGCCGCCCTCGAGGCGCTGCGCTTTCCCCACGCCGGGTTCCGGCCCGCCCAGCGCGAGCTGGCCGAATCGGTCTACAAGGCGGCGGGCACCGGGCGCTGCCTGATGCTGCAGGCGCCCACCGGTATCGGCAAGACGCTGGGCACGCTGTTCCCGACCCTCAAGGCGATGCCGCGTCAGCGCCTCGACCGGCTGTTCTTCCTGGCCGCCAAGACCCCGGGCCGGCGGCTGGCGCTCGACGCGCTGGCCACGCTGGCGCCCACTGAGGGCGATGCCACCCGGGGAGACACGGCGCCGACGGCGCTGCGCGTGCTCGAGCTCACCGCCCGCGACAAGGCCTGCGAACACCCGGACAAAGCCTGTCACGGCGATTCCTGCCCGCTGGCCAGCGGTTTCTACGACCGCCTGCCCGAGGCCCGCGCGGCGGCGGTGCGTCACGGCCGGCTCGAGCGTGCGGCGCTGCGCGAAATTGCCCTGGCCCATGACATCTGCCCGTACTACCTGGGCCAGGAGCTGGCGCGCTGGTGCGATGTGGTGGTCGGCGACTACAACTACTATTTCGACCTGCACGCCATGCTCTACGCGCTGACGGTCGAGAATCAGTGGCGCGTCGTGCTGCTGGTCGACGAGGCCCACAACCTGGTCGAGCGCGGGCGCGGCATGTACACCGCCGAGCTCGATCAGGGCGCGCTGCGTGCCCTCAAGCGCAGCGCCCCGGCGGCGCTCAAGAAGCCGCTCGAACGCGTCGGGCGCCAGTGGCGCGCGCTCAACGGCGAGGCGGGCGATAATCCGACCAGTGACGACTACCACGTTCTCGACACGCCGCCGCAGCGCCTGCTGGGCGCGCTGCAAGGGCTGACCGCGGCGATCGGCGACTACAGCGAGCAGCCGTTCACGCTCGACAGCGAGCTGCAGCGCGTCTACCTGGACGCCCTGCATCTGGCGCGGCTGGCCGAGCTGTTCGATGACCATTCGCTGTACGACATGACGTTGCGCGACGGGCGGCGCGGCGCGCGGCTCTCGCGGCTGTGCTGTCGCAACGTGGTGCCCGCCGGCTTTCTCGCCCCGCGCTTCGCCGCCGCGCACAGCGCGGTGCTGTTTTCGGCGACCCTCGGCCCGGCCGACTATTATCGCAACCTGCTCGGGCTGCCGGACGCCACGCCCTGGCTCGAGTCGGCCTCGCCGTTCTCGGCCGAGCAGTTGAGCGTGCATCGGGTGCGCACGATCTCCACCCGCTACGCCGATCGGCCCGCGTCGCTTGAGCCGATCGCCGCGCTGATGGCCACGCAGTATCGCCGTCGCCCGGGCAATTACCTGGCGTTCTTCAGCAGTTACGCCTACCTCGATCAGGTCGCCGAGCGCTTCGCCGCCGCGTTTCCGGCGATTCCGCTGTGGCGACAGTCGCGGCGCATGGACGAGGCCGAGCGTCAGGCGTTTGTCGAACGCTTCGCCGCGGACGGCCGAGGGATCGGCTTCGCGGTGCTCGGCGGGGCGTTCGGCGAGGGTATCGACCTGGCCGGCGAACGCCTGGTCGGGGCTTTCGTCGCCACGCTGGGGCTGCCCCAGGTCAACCCGGTCACCGAGCAGTTTCGCCGATGCCTCGAGACCCGGTTCGGCCGCGGCTACGACTACGCCTACCTGTATCCCGGCGTGCAGAAGGTGGTCCAGGCCGCCGGGCGGGTGATTCGCACGCCCGAGGATCGCGGCAGCGTGCACCTGATCGACGATCGCTTCGGCGAGCCGCGGGTGGCCCGGCTGCTGCCCGCCTGGTGGGCGCTCGACGGCGATCGCCGCTGAAACGCCATCCTCGAGTGCGGCGCCGCTTTATCCCGCGCCGGGCCTTCCCTACAATCATTCTCTCCTACCCTGGTTGGCGGAACCGCATCGTATGCTGGGATTTCTGCAAGGCTTGGCCTACGGGCTGTTCGTTACCTGCCTGCCGTGGTTTCTGATCGGCATGGCCAGCCCGCGGCTGGCGTTGGCGGAACTCGACCCCAATCGCCTTCAGGTGATCGTGCGCTACTGGCTGCTGGTGCCGTTCGTGGCGTTCGTGATCTGGCTGACCTCGTTGTGGGGCGGCTTCGGTCCCTCGCTGGCCGGTTGGTTGGCGGGGCTGGTGGCGATCGCCGTCGAGTTGCCGGTTGAGCGCCGCGCGCGTAACTGGTGGCAGCGTTGGCGGGCGCGGCGTCAG
The genomic region above belongs to Halomonas zincidurans B6 and contains:
- a CDS encoding ATP-dependent DNA helicase translates to MSYRVAVRALCEFTARGGDLDLRFTPSPTAQEGIAGHALVAARRGADYQREIALAGEYGALAVRGRADGYDAARNRLEEIKTFRGDLASMPDNHRRLHWSQVKVYGALLCRERALDEVRLALVYLDVVSQRETLIEERFDAATLEAFFEDQCRRFLAWAEQELAHRQRRDAALEALRFPHAGFRPAQRELAESVYKAAGTGRCLMLQAPTGIGKTLGTLFPTLKAMPRQRLDRLFFLAAKTPGRRLALDALATLAPTEGDATRGDTAPTALRVLELTARDKACEHPDKACHGDSCPLASGFYDRLPEARAAAVRHGRLERAALREIALAHDICPYYLGQELARWCDVVVGDYNYYFDLHAMLYALTVENQWRVVLLVDEAHNLVERGRGMYTAELDQGALRALKRSAPAALKKPLERVGRQWRALNGEAGDNPTSDDYHVLDTPPQRLLGALQGLTAAIGDYSEQPFTLDSELQRVYLDALHLARLAELFDDHSLYDMTLRDGRRGARLSRLCCRNVVPAGFLAPRFAAAHSAVLFSATLGPADYYRNLLGLPDATPWLESASPFSAEQLSVHRVRTISTRYADRPASLEPIAALMATQYRRRPGNYLAFFSSYAYLDQVAERFAAAFPAIPLWRQSRRMDEAERQAFVERFAADGRGIGFAVLGGAFGEGIDLAGERLVGAFVATLGLPQVNPVTEQFRRCLETRFGRGYDYAYLYPGVQKVVQAAGRVIRTPEDRGSVHLIDDRFGEPRVARLLPAWWALDGDRR